Proteins from a genomic interval of Corynebacterium freiburgense:
- a CDS encoding YbjN domain-containing protein, whose translation MAWFDKVADGSEPQPVNLDRITALFDRKDWYYETRDERIISAFEGFLVSIRHAEEPFITVMVGHPEVPLVADRIDELKEWVSTRNLQGTIGTCQVELDSENGSIAVLSDHTILVNEGATDEQLEEWIFVAIEAQLNHMMLLCETFEIEPFFSGPDET comes from the coding sequence ATGGCTTGGTTTGATAAAGTCGCTGACGGGTCAGAACCACAGCCGGTTAATCTTGATCGAATTACGGCGTTGTTCGATCGTAAAGATTGGTACTACGAAACCCGAGATGAGCGTATCATCAGCGCGTTTGAAGGTTTTTTGGTTTCTATCCGTCATGCTGAAGAACCTTTTATAACAGTTATGGTAGGGCATCCAGAAGTGCCGCTTGTTGCAGACCGAATCGACGAGCTTAAAGAATGGGTTTCAACCCGAAATCTACAGGGCACAATTGGTACCTGCCAGGTCGAGCTCGATTCTGAAAATGGCAGTATCGCAGTGCTTTCAGACCACACGATTTTGGTTAATGAAGGTGCTACGGATGAACAACTTGAAGAGTGGATTTTTGTGGCCATCGAGGCGCAGCTTAATCATATGATGTTGTTGTGTGAAACATTTGAAATTGAGCCGTTTTTCTCGGGCCCAGACGAAACATAG
- a CDS encoding YbjN domain-containing protein: MALPAVTVHRIKALLKQQELEFDSNDDEVFVRFDNATFGFQWIDEINILRIVGFWRGITSEPATVSKLIKHVEAKNSELFLPKLNTFFSEDGNFRVAFEYCASAGTGLTDAQLQNIMFAVFSAGFSVLEEMEKIVPELVAWDTDDSSDETSESDGEEA, translated from the coding sequence ATGGCGTTGCCTGCGGTGACAGTGCACCGAATTAAAGCCTTGCTGAAGCAGCAGGAGCTTGAATTTGATTCTAATGATGACGAAGTCTTTGTTCGATTCGACAACGCTACTTTCGGGTTTCAATGGATAGACGAAATTAATATTCTGCGGATTGTTGGCTTTTGGCGTGGGATTACTTCTGAACCAGCTACTGTTTCAAAATTAATTAAGCATGTTGAAGCAAAAAACTCTGAACTTTTCCTGCCCAAGCTAAATACTTTTTTTAGTGAGGATGGAAACTTTCGGGTGGCTTTCGAGTATTGTGCTTCGGCGGGTACTGGTCTGACTGATGCGCAATTGCAAAATATTATGTTTGCGGTATTTTCGGCAGGGTTTTCGGTACTAGAAGAAATGGAAAAAATTGTGCCCGAGCTGGTTGCCTGGGATACAGACGACAGCAGTGACGAAACATCAGAATCTGATGGAGAGGAAGCATAA